One Glutamicibacter mishrai genomic window carries:
- a CDS encoding sugar phosphate isomerase/epimerase family protein encodes MKYALDPTPFHSTHSVLEFPKLAAELGYDYIQLTPHADIIPFFTHPKADDDLVAKLAAECKGAGVGIASVLPVLRWSSPDENLRQAAVRYWKRAIQIAVDLGVNQMNTEFSGRPERAEESEAAFYRSMEELVPIIEREGINVAIDPHPDDFVEEGLAAWRVIRGVNSPNLSFVYVASHSFHMKDQPLEIMGTVGDRLRVVHVADTMDHHASHGLRYITNPPGNPVRVHQHLKIGDGDVNWDEFFSGLVANGFADREESVMVSSVFAENENAIEVSKYQLEQMRSRVAAAQVARA; translated from the coding sequence ATGAAATACGCATTGGATCCGACCCCGTTCCATTCCACCCACTCGGTTCTGGAGTTCCCCAAGCTGGCTGCGGAATTGGGTTATGACTACATCCAGCTGACCCCGCATGCGGACATCATTCCGTTCTTCACCCATCCGAAGGCCGATGATGACCTGGTCGCCAAGCTGGCCGCCGAGTGCAAGGGCGCTGGCGTGGGCATTGCCTCGGTGCTCCCGGTGCTGCGTTGGTCCTCGCCCGATGAGAACCTCCGCCAGGCCGCGGTGCGCTATTGGAAGCGCGCGATCCAGATCGCCGTGGACCTGGGCGTGAACCAGATGAATACAGAGTTCTCCGGGCGCCCGGAGCGCGCCGAGGAATCCGAGGCCGCGTTCTACCGGTCCATGGAAGAGCTGGTGCCGATCATCGAGCGCGAAGGCATCAACGTGGCTATCGATCCGCACCCGGATGACTTCGTGGAGGAGGGCCTGGCCGCGTGGCGGGTGATCCGCGGGGTCAATTCACCGAACCTGTCCTTCGTCTACGTTGCCTCGCATTCCTTCCACATGAAGGACCAGCCTTTGGAGATCATGGGGACCGTGGGGGATCGGCTGCGTGTGGTCCACGTGGCCGACACCATGGACCACCACGCATCGCACGGGTTGCGCTACATCACCAACCCTCCGGGCAATCCGGTGCGCGTGCACCAGCACCTGAAGATCGGTGACGGCGATGTGAATTGGGATGAGTTCTTCTCGGGCCTGGTGGCCAATGGCTTCGCCGACCGCGAGGAGAGCGTGATGGTCTCGAGCGTTTTTGCCGAAAACGAGAACGCCATCGAGGTCTCGAAGTACCAGTTGGAGCAGATGCGCAGCCGTGTCGCCGCAGCGCAAGTGGCACGCGCCTAG